From the Solanum stenotomum isolate F172 chromosome 4, ASM1918654v1, whole genome shotgun sequence genome, one window contains:
- the LOC125861507 gene encoding putative glycine-rich cell wall structural protein 1, which translates to MGRNGVPGTLRGVGRQHPRAQIIETLLGRSGWGGASGPCSGGLSGDGGGGGARGGGDSDGGLGDGFGFGEGHGSGENDGFGFGEGHGSGENDGFGKIVGGLIGGGGCGGGGGRGSDGGSSFGI; encoded by the exons ATGGGAAGAAATGGTGTCCCTGGCACTCTGAGAGGCGTAGGGCGCCAACACCCTAGAGCCCAAATTATAGAGACCcttttggggcgctctggctggggTGGCGCCTCAGGCCCCTGCTCAG GTGGTCTTAGTGGTGACGGTGGTGGTGGTGGCGCCAGAGGTGGTGGAGATAGTGATGGGGGATTAGGTgatggatttggatttggcgAGGGTCATGGATCAGGTGAAAATgatggatttggatttggcgAGGGTCATGGATCAGGTGAAAATGATGGATTTGGCAAAATTGTAGGGGGCCTAATTGGTGGCGGTGGTTGTGGTGGTGGAGGAGGAAGAGGTAGTGATGGTGGATCTAGTTTTGGCATTTGA